A segment of the Nitrospina gracilis 3/211 genome:
CGGGCAGGGCACTGGTGAGGAGGTCGAGTTTCACTCCCAGCTTGTTGCAGTAAGGCAAAAGGTTCAGGTAATGCTGTTCGGCAAGCAGTTCCGTCGGCGCCATCATCGCTCCCTGTAAATTGTTGTCCACGGCGGTGAGGAGCGTGGTCAGGGCGACCAGGGTTTTGCCGCTTCCCACGTCGCCGTGCAGAAGGCGGTGCATGGGGCGTGGTTTTTCGAGGTCGTCCATGATTTCGCCCAGTGTCCGTTTCTGGGCGCCGGTGTATTCGAATTGCAGGAGTTTGACGAAGCGATGGATGAGTTCGCCGCGGGTGATGAGCGCACGGCCGGGCACCTCCTGCCAGGCGTGTTTGCGTTTGAAAGCGAGGCCGACCTGCAGGAGAAACAGCTCCTCGAACACCAGCCGCACCTGTTGCCGCGTGCGGAACAGGTGCAGGTGATCGGCGCGCGTGCCGGGCGGCGGAAAGTGCGTGTCCTGGTAGGCCTGCACGCGCGGGGTCAGTTTGTTGCGTTTCATCACGTCGGCGGGCAGGTATTCCTCCAGCAGAGGCGCGTAGCGGTCGACCAGGGTTTTCATGATGGTGCGCAGCGATTTCTGGTGCAGGCCCTCGGTGGCCGGGTACACCGGAACGATGCGCCCGATCTCCAGCGTCGCCGGGGCGTCCTCTTCGGTGATCTCGACATCCGGGTGGACGATCTCAAGTCCCGCGCCGAGGTAAGTGTTGTCTTTCGCCTTGCCTGAAACGATGCAGGTGCGGCCGATGGCGAAACGCTCCTTCATATAAGGTTCGCGGAACTGGAACCACTTGCCGCGCAGGGTGCCGGTGTCGTCCTCGAAGATGACCTCGAACACCTTACGCCGTCGCCCCAGCCTTATCGTCCCGGCGTTCAGGATGGTGGCGCGGAAGGTGGCGAACTCGCCGGGGCGGATCTCGCCGATGGTCTGCACCCGGCTTCGGTCCTCGTAGCGGTGAGGCAGGAGGGCGAGGGCGTCCTCGACGCAGGCGATCCCCAGTTTTTCCAGCAATCCCGCCCGCTTGGGCCCGACGCCCTTCACGTACTGGATGGAGTCGGCAAGCGACGGTTTTGGAGGTGCGGATTTGTTCTCGGCCATCGGGATAATGCGGTTCTGAGTTTGTTGGAGGAGCGGGCCCGGCTTTTGCGGCATCGTACCTTATGAAAAGGGTTCCTTATAAATGATAATTGACTGGACCCCACGCCGGAAGTATCTTAAATAAATGTAAAGACAATGATTATAAGCTCTTTGTAGGGGTTCCCGCCCGGAGAATCTCAACCGTGTATGCGTAAACTCAGCGAAATCACAGAAGCCGTCCAGGCCTACCATTCCACGGCCAACGTGGACATCATTCTCGACGCATACATTTATTCCGCCAAGGCCCACCGCGGGCAGAGCCGCCGTTCCGGCGAGGCATACCTGTCACATCCGGTCGAAGTCGCCTACAACCTGACGCGGCTGAAGATGGACGAGCGTACCGTCGCCGCCGGCCTCCTGCACGACACCATTGAAGACACCCTGGCCACCGCCGACGAGATCCGCGAGTTGTTCGGCGACGAAATTTATGGACTGGTGGACGGAGTGACGAAGATCGGCGAGATCGAGTTTTCCAGCCACGAGGAAAAGCAGGCGGAGAACTACCGCAAAATGATCCTTGCCATGGCGCGGGACATCCGCGTGGTGATGATCAAGCTGGCAGACCGCGCCCACAACCTGCGCACACTGGGTTCCCTCGACCCCTCTCGTCAGAAACGCATTGCCCGCGAGACGCTGGACATATACGCGGCGCTGGCCAACCGCCTGGGCATCGGCTGGCTCAAGGCCGAGCTGGAGGACGGGTCGTTCAAATACCTGCATCCCGAACAGTACCAGGCCATCGTCAACCGCATGCACAAGGGGCAGGAGGAACGCGACCAGCTGGTGAAAAACGTGTACACCCTATTGGAGAAGGAACTCAAGTCCGCCGATCTGGATGGGGTCATCACCGGGCGTTCCAAACATTACTACAGCATCTACAGAAAGATGGTGACCCAGCAGATCGATCTGGAGGATGTGTACGACCTCATCGGCGTGCGCGTCATCACCCACAGCGTGAAAGACTGCTATGCCGTCCTGGGGCTGGTGCATTCGTTGTGGCGGCCGATTCCCGGCAAGTTCAAGGACTACATCGCCATGCCCAAGCCGAACATGTACCAGTCCCTGCATACGACGGTGAACGGTCCCAACGGCCAGCGGGTGGAGGTGCAGATACGCACCAAAGAGATGCACCGCGTGGCGGAGGAGGGCATCGCCGCGCACTGGCAGTACAAGGACGGCGGCGGTCTGGCGAAGAACCTCGACGACCATTTAAGCTGGGTGCGGCGCCTGCTGGAAGACCAGAAGGAAATCAAGAACCCGAAGGATTTTTTGAGTTCCTTCAAGGTCGACCTGTTTTTTCAGGAAGTGTACGTGTTCACGCCGGAGGGGGATGTCATCGCCCTGCCTCGCGGCGCGACACCGGTCGATTTCGCTTATCAGGTGCACACCGACATCGGCAATCATTGCCTGGGTGCGAAGGTCAACGGCAAGATGGTGCCGCTCCGTTACAAACTGAAAAACGGCGACCGCATAGAAATTCTCACCTCCCAGCAACGCCACCCCAGCCGCGACTGGCTGGGTTTTGTCAAAACTTCCAAAGCCCGCAACAAGATTTCCAACTACATCAACAGCCGCGAACGCCAGCAGAGCCTGGAACTGGGGCGGGAAATTCTGGAGGCGGAAGTGCGCAAATACGGGTCGGCAACGGGAGACCTGTTAAAAGGCAAGGCGCTGGACGAGGCCGCGCACGCTTGTGGCTACAACACGCTGGACAGCCTGTTCACGGCCATCGGATTCGGCAAACTTCCGGCGCACCAGGTTGTGGAAAAACTTCTGCCCAAGGAAACGCTGGAGGAATACCGCAAAAAATCCACCACCGTCAAGGTGGCGCGCAAACCTTCGTCGAAAGAAA
Coding sequences within it:
- the recG gene encoding ATP-dependent DNA helicase RecG produces the protein MAENKSAPPKPSLADSIQYVKGVGPKRAGLLEKLGIACVEDALALLPHRYEDRSRVQTIGEIRPGEFATFRATILNAGTIRLGRRRKVFEVIFEDDTGTLRGKWFQFREPYMKERFAIGRTCIVSGKAKDNTYLGAGLEIVHPDVEITEEDAPATLEIGRIVPVYPATEGLHQKSLRTIMKTLVDRYAPLLEEYLPADVMKRNKLTPRVQAYQDTHFPPPGTRADHLHLFRTRQQVRLVFEELFLLQVGLAFKRKHAWQEVPGRALITRGELIHRFVKLLQFEYTGAQKRTLGEIMDDLEKPRPMHRLLHGDVGSGKTLVALTTLLTAVDNNLQGAMMAPTELLAEQHYLNLLPYCNKLGVKLDLLTSALPAAEKQAVQERIRTGETQIAVGTHALIQKDVDFHDLGLVVIDEQHRFGVLQREAIGKKGTAPHVLIMTATPIPRSLALTLYGDMDVSILDEMPPGRQPIATRSYDAKHRDGAYQLLHEEIKQGRQAYVVCPLIEESEAMPLKTAQEVHADLEQRFSDLRLALIHGKLKKEERQAIMTAFNEGRVDILVATTVIEVGIDVPNATMMLIEHAERFGLAQLHQLRGRVGRGGHASHCLLVTYPPLSEDAEARIDAMLKSSDGFIIAEQDLKIRGPGDFLGTRQAGMPTLRFADLVRDLRMIQTTRKEAFALIDRDPWLKDPGHQPLRQTLEDKLGGRLNLLNIL
- a CDS encoding RelA/SpoT family protein, producing the protein MRKLSEITEAVQAYHSTANVDIILDAYIYSAKAHRGQSRRSGEAYLSHPVEVAYNLTRLKMDERTVAAGLLHDTIEDTLATADEIRELFGDEIYGLVDGVTKIGEIEFSSHEEKQAENYRKMILAMARDIRVVMIKLADRAHNLRTLGSLDPSRQKRIARETLDIYAALANRLGIGWLKAELEDGSFKYLHPEQYQAIVNRMHKGQEERDQLVKNVYTLLEKELKSADLDGVITGRSKHYYSIYRKMVTQQIDLEDVYDLIGVRVITHSVKDCYAVLGLVHSLWRPIPGKFKDYIAMPKPNMYQSLHTTVNGPNGQRVEVQIRTKEMHRVAEEGIAAHWQYKDGGGLAKNLDDHLSWVRRLLEDQKEIKNPKDFLSSFKVDLFFQEVYVFTPEGDVIALPRGATPVDFAYQVHTDIGNHCLGAKVNGKMVPLRYKLKNGDRIEILTSQQRHPSRDWLGFVKTSKARNKISNYINSRERQQSLELGREILEAEVRKYGSATGDLLKGKALDEAAHACGYNTLDSLFTAIGFGKLPAHQVVEKLLPKETLEEYRKKSTTVKVARKPSSKEKDIGIKVKNFGDQMMIRIGKCCNPVPGDPIIGYITRGRGISVHHKECPSVEALTNETERMIEVEWDTVHKTPFQTPLAIVGEDQPGLLATISSLLASLDVNITRANVVQATHKRAFFELDVEIFDLSHLKKILEALKKTKGVIHAERVKEFKKKGADKNHKVGEIGKQN